In Methanonatronarchaeum sp. AMET-Sl, one genomic interval encodes:
- a CDS encoding DNA repair exonuclease — translation MNNFRFAHISDIHLGSWSGSKLKEIAIKAFNKTIDQCLNKDVDFILISGDLFETGRPPTTVLMEAFRRLREINQKEIEVIVVPGSHDFSPSGNTMLNVLESAELIKNVGKGQMKNGKLKLSYHEPIEGVKITGMPGRAGALESKAYQVLDHEKLKKEPGFKIFMFHSAINEYKPEYLKRMKGIKLSHLPKNLDYYAGGHVHKQDIFKEDEYGPITFPGCIFPTDYRELEKNRHGNFYIVDVVDDEIDIKPQKIEIAPIISIEIDGENKTPDMVEHEINQKIQKKNIKNSIVLLKVYGVLKTGKTTEIGFNNIRNKITDLGATAVRININQLKTKEYQEFDVKASDRKELEQKLIEEHTGQFELKNKSDEEKKEITKQLFNQLSTEQEDGEKKKDYRERVVQDALKTLGIKKEIEKTL, via the coding sequence TTGAATAACTTCCGTTTCGCACATATCTCAGATATCCACCTAGGATCATGGAGTGGATCAAAACTAAAAGAAATAGCAATAAAGGCATTCAACAAAACAATAGACCAATGCCTAAATAAAGACGTCGACTTCATACTGATTTCAGGAGACCTATTCGAAACAGGAAGACCACCAACAACAGTTTTAATGGAAGCCTTCCGGAGATTAAGAGAAATAAACCAAAAAGAAATCGAAGTAATCGTCGTACCAGGCTCCCACGACTTCTCTCCATCCGGCAACACAATGTTAAATGTACTTGAATCCGCTGAACTCATAAAAAACGTAGGTAAAGGCCAAATGAAGAACGGTAAACTAAAACTCAGTTACCACGAACCAATCGAAGGAGTAAAAATAACAGGAATGCCCGGAAGAGCCGGCGCCCTAGAATCAAAGGCCTACCAAGTTCTCGACCACGAAAAACTCAAAAAAGAACCCGGATTCAAGATATTCATGTTCCACTCCGCAATAAACGAATACAAACCTGAATACCTAAAACGCATGAAAGGAATCAAACTCTCCCACCTACCAAAAAACCTAGACTACTACGCAGGCGGCCACGTACACAAACAAGACATATTTAAAGAAGATGAATATGGCCCAATAACATTCCCAGGCTGCATATTCCCAACCGACTACCGAGAACTAGAAAAAAACAGACATGGAAATTTCTACATCGTAGATGTAGTAGACGATGAAATAGATATCAAACCCCAAAAAATAGAGATCGCTCCAATAATATCAATAGAGATAGATGGAGAAAACAAAACACCAGACATGGTTGAACACGAAATAAACCAAAAAATACAGAAAAAAAACATAAAAAACTCAATAGTCTTATTAAAGGTATATGGTGTCTTAAAAACCGGTAAAACAACAGAAATAGGATTCAACAACATAAGAAACAAAATAACAGACCTAGGCGCAACAGCAGTACGAATAAACATCAACCAACTAAAAACAAAAGAATACCAAGAATTCGACGTAAAAGCAAGCGACCGAAAAGAACTCGAACAAAAATTAATAGAAGAACACACCGGACAGTTCGAACTTAAAAACAAATCAGACGAAGAAAAAAAAGAAATAACAAAACAACTATTCAACCAACTATCAACAGAACAAGAAGACGGAGAAAAAAAGAAAGACTACAGAGAAAGAGTAGTTCAAGACGCATTAAAAACACTTGGAATAAAAAAAGAGATAGAAAAAACACTATAA
- a CDS encoding ATP-binding protein produces MNVVGRIVSGDFDTVRVRQKASETIEMGDLLVAEGESWITLLQVHDLMYGSQIPEKEKNLVAGMKLEGYGRDLDFTDPELSNYIIADLKSLVTVEKNGELRSHSPKKLPQFFSGLRRVIKEDFSFIQAHEKPLSLGNIRSGSSELDVEITLPGEEVLRHHILVPASTGKGKSNLVKAMSWELLNQEYCGQLIIDPHDEYIGTAGTPGLSNHPDSNRLLEPYSPGKNKSGINKLVINIQELKPWDLIKVIDLSNAQTEAINAYYQKHGQNWIKKLLLAQEPLKGVQEVTLETMKRKLGVYLDIHEAENELICKGIFDEKAGKATIDNIINALESSKTVILDTSNLEAKIELLIGSIIANRLFNRYKNYKSSDKLKTKPVVSIVLEEAPRVIGENSVMKSGNIFEKIAREGRKFKIGMTAITQLPSVIPREILANMNTKIILGMEMGSERKSIVQSASQDLSKDDRNIASLDKGEAIVTSTFTDFAIPIKIPYFDEIAEKQQKEPENIQFRGIT; encoded by the coding sequence ATGAATGTTGTTGGAAGAATTGTAAGTGGAGATTTTGACACAGTAAGAGTGAGACAGAAGGCAAGTGAAACAATAGAGATGGGAGATCTTCTTGTAGCAGAAGGTGAATCCTGGATCACATTACTCCAAGTACATGACTTGATGTACGGCTCCCAAATCCCGGAGAAGGAAAAAAACCTAGTTGCCGGAATGAAGTTAGAGGGATATGGAAGAGACCTCGACTTCACAGACCCAGAGTTAAGCAACTACATAATAGCCGACCTAAAAAGCCTTGTAACGGTAGAGAAAAACGGAGAACTACGTTCACACTCACCTAAAAAACTCCCACAATTCTTTTCAGGATTAAGAAGAGTCATAAAAGAAGATTTTAGTTTCATACAAGCCCACGAAAAACCTTTATCACTAGGAAACATCCGTTCAGGTTCAAGCGAACTGGATGTCGAGATAACCCTACCCGGAGAAGAAGTATTAAGACACCACATCCTAGTTCCAGCATCAACAGGAAAAGGTAAATCAAACCTGGTTAAAGCCATGTCATGGGAACTACTAAACCAAGAGTACTGTGGCCAATTAATAATCGATCCCCACGACGAATATATAGGGACAGCAGGAACTCCCGGCCTATCAAACCACCCAGACTCTAACCGCCTGCTCGAACCCTATTCACCAGGCAAAAACAAATCAGGGATAAATAAACTTGTTATAAACATCCAGGAACTAAAGCCCTGGGACCTAATCAAGGTAATCGACCTATCTAACGCCCAAACTGAAGCAATAAATGCATACTACCAAAAACACGGCCAAAACTGGATTAAAAAACTATTGTTAGCACAAGAACCTTTAAAAGGCGTTCAAGAAGTAACACTCGAAACTATGAAGAGAAAACTTGGTGTATACCTCGATATACATGAAGCGGAAAACGAATTAATCTGCAAAGGTATTTTCGACGAAAAAGCAGGTAAAGCAACAATAGACAATATAATTAACGCACTTGAATCAAGTAAAACAGTAATACTGGATACATCAAATTTAGAAGCTAAAATAGAGTTATTAATAGGCTCCATAATAGCTAACAGACTTTTCAATCGATATAAAAACTATAAATCCAGCGATAAACTCAAAACAAAACCAGTAGTATCAATAGTTCTAGAAGAAGCACCACGAGTAATAGGCGAAAACTCGGTTATGAAATCCGGTAACATATTTGAAAAAATCGCTAGAGAAGGACGTAAATTCAAGATAGGAATGACAGCAATAACCCAACTACCAAGCGTAATACCCAGAGAGATACTAGCAAACATGAATACAAAAATAATCCTAGGCATGGAGATGGGGAGTGAGAGAAAATCAATAGTTCAAAGCGCTTCACAAGACCTATCAAAAGACGATAGAAACATAGCCAGTTTAGACAAAGGAGAAGCTATAGTAACATCAACATTCACAGACTTCGCAATACCAATCAAAATACCCTACTTCGACGAAATCGCAGAAAAACAACAAAAAGAACCAGAAAACATCCAGTTCAGAGGAATAACATAA
- a CDS encoding DNA double-strand break repair nuclease NurA: protein MKDNALSNLLEDLGDSIRKTDPGQPLFKGFNYTPIKLSRDKFTPIPKGETDRKISFIDGGNMELFSSPMFSVHLIRIYYNVFKGKKRIEPGSIPQRIDFYALASASELDGEIKYQGRLYPITPEHKKYLPDESDLELKLSEVVGEPDEQLNMSRIGRVCTAARRFAEWKVAGDISKQELSSGDIMVMDGSLQTSVKNETKYAEYAYRKALTNDVVYSGLSKTTTLHTTTGNSLVKALKDLATDIDKPWYYYPVVKNTDPNHRAEIFFVKLYSTSEYAFRYELQRDWMDEVGEKEIESVLTALSNNSRDVRFPGYPYGLIDADRMASVSKEEASRYRARFRAMTEGNDLWNELRGYLSAVDAHDVLNKIR, encoded by the coding sequence ATGAAGGATAATGCTCTATCCAACCTGCTTGAAGACCTTGGTGACAGTATTCGTAAAACAGATCCTGGCCAACCTTTGTTCAAAGGATTCAACTACACCCCAATCAAGTTATCTAGAGATAAATTCACTCCAATACCAAAGGGAGAAACAGATAGAAAAATTTCATTTATAGATGGCGGGAACATGGAGTTGTTCTCCTCCCCAATGTTCAGCGTCCACCTAATACGTATTTATTATAATGTTTTTAAAGGAAAGAAGAGAATTGAGCCAGGATCTATACCTCAGAGAATCGATTTCTATGCACTTGCCAGCGCCTCTGAACTGGATGGAGAAATAAAATATCAAGGAAGACTCTATCCAATCACTCCAGAACACAAAAAATACCTACCAGATGAAAGTGATTTAGAGTTAAAACTTAGTGAGGTAGTTGGAGAGCCCGACGAACAACTAAATATGTCCCGAATCGGTAGAGTATGCACAGCAGCAAGACGTTTCGCAGAATGGAAAGTTGCAGGCGATATCTCTAAACAAGAACTAAGTTCTGGAGACATAATGGTGATGGACGGTAGCCTACAGACATCTGTTAAAAACGAAACCAAGTATGCAGAATATGCATACAGAAAGGCATTAACCAATGATGTGGTCTATTCAGGCCTATCTAAAACCACAACCCTACACACAACAACAGGCAATAGTTTGGTTAAGGCCTTGAAGGACCTAGCAACCGACATAGATAAACCATGGTATTACTACCCGGTTGTTAAAAACACCGATCCAAACCATAGAGCTGAAATCTTTTTTGTAAAACTATATTCAACATCGGAATATGCATTTAGGTATGAACTGCAGAGGGATTGGATGGATGAAGTAGGGGAAAAGGAAATAGAATCTGTTTTAACAGCTCTATCCAATAACTCTAGAGATGTCAGGTTTCCGGGATATCCATATGGGTTGATAGATGCAGACAGAATGGCTAGTGTATCAAAGGAAGAGGCCTCTAGATATAGAGCCAGGTTTAGGGCGATGACAGAAGGAAATGATCTCTGGAATGAGTTACGTGGATATCTATCTGCTGTAGATGCTCATGACGTATTAAACAAAATAAGATAA
- the tpiA gene encoding triose-phosphate isomerase, translating into MKLIINLKTYKAGTNQNALKIAKAIEKTQEKTDTEIIISPQPTDIQKIAEETTVPIYAQHIDPIQYGSNTGHILPEAIKKAGATGTLINHSEKNLTLKQIAKANQRAKKLDLKTIICTNNVQTTAAASKLNPEYVAIEPPELIGGDISVTTADPEIIEKSVEKSETPVLCGAGVSSGEDVKKAIELGAKGILVASGVVKTKNPEKSIQKLLSKTQ; encoded by the coding sequence ATGAAGTTGATTATAAACCTAAAAACCTACAAAGCCGGAACAAACCAAAACGCATTAAAAATAGCAAAAGCAATCGAAAAAACACAAGAAAAAACAGACACTGAAATAATAATCTCCCCACAACCAACAGACATACAAAAAATAGCCGAAGAAACAACAGTACCAATATACGCTCAACACATAGACCCAATCCAATACGGAAGCAACACCGGACACATACTACCAGAAGCAATAAAAAAAGCAGGAGCCACCGGCACACTAATAAACCACTCAGAAAAAAACCTCACACTCAAACAAATAGCAAAAGCAAACCAAAGAGCAAAAAAACTCGACCTAAAAACAATCATATGCACAAACAACGTCCAAACAACAGCAGCCGCATCAAAACTCAACCCAGAGTACGTAGCCATAGAACCACCAGAACTTATAGGCGGAGATATCTCCGTAACAACCGCAGACCCAGAAATAATCGAGAAATCAGTTGAAAAATCAGAAACACCAGTACTATGCGGAGCAGGAGTATCAAGCGGAGAAGACGTAAAAAAAGCAATCGAATTAGGCGCCAAAGGAATCCTAGTAGCATCCGGAGTAGTTAAAACCAAAAACCCAGAAAAATCAATACAAAAACTACTCTCAAAAACACAATAA
- a CDS encoding bifunctional 5,6,7,8-tetrahydromethanopterin hydro-lyase/3-hexulose-6-phosphate synthase: MFKVGEALIGQEPELAHIDLVIGDKSGPAGQAFLNGLTNLSEGHTPLLGVIKPNLPTKPSTLIVPKVTIQDMGDTEKIFGPAQEAVSKAVADSLEEGIIEEEEVEDKVIIASVFIHPEAKDFQKIYRYNYGATKLAIKRALNEYPTPKEVIKEKDIGGHPIMGNRITRLSKPPYLQVALDTTNFQHVEKLLKEIPEDDHIIFEVGTPLVKKYGVDVVSRMREIREDAFIVVDLKTLDTGNLEARMVADAGGDGVVVAGIASKPTIEGVIEEADKTGIYSIIDTINMKNPIELLKQLDQKPDILELHRAIDVEDEAEHAWGNIENIKKELDGGLVSVAGGIKSKNVQEAIEAGADILVVGRAITGAKDPEGAAREIIDEIKTSL; encoded by the coding sequence ATGTTTAAGGTTGGAGAAGCTCTTATAGGACAAGAACCAGAGTTAGCGCATATCGATTTAGTGATTGGAGACAAGTCTGGGCCCGCAGGCCAGGCATTCTTAAATGGATTAACGAATTTATCCGAAGGACACACACCCCTTCTAGGCGTAATAAAACCTAATTTACCGACAAAACCCTCAACCCTGATTGTACCAAAAGTAACAATACAAGACATGGGGGACACTGAGAAAATATTCGGTCCCGCCCAAGAAGCGGTTTCAAAGGCAGTTGCAGACTCACTTGAAGAAGGAATAATAGAAGAGGAAGAAGTTGAAGACAAAGTTATAATAGCAAGTGTATTCATACATCCAGAAGCCAAAGATTTCCAGAAAATATATAGATACAACTATGGTGCAACCAAACTCGCAATAAAACGAGCTCTAAATGAATATCCAACACCCAAAGAAGTAATAAAAGAAAAAGACATCGGAGGCCACCCAATAATGGGCAACCGCATAACAAGGCTCTCCAAACCACCATATCTACAGGTAGCTCTAGACACCACAAACTTCCAACACGTCGAGAAATTGTTGAAAGAAATACCAGAAGACGACCACATAATATTCGAAGTGGGAACACCCCTCGTTAAGAAATATGGAGTCGACGTAGTAAGCCGAATGCGAGAAATAAGAGAAGACGCATTCATAGTAGTCGACCTAAAAACACTTGACACCGGAAACCTAGAAGCAAGAATGGTAGCCGACGCAGGAGGAGACGGAGTCGTAGTAGCTGGAATAGCAAGTAAACCAACAATAGAAGGCGTAATAGAAGAAGCAGATAAAACCGGTATATACTCAATAATCGACACAATAAACATGAAAAACCCCATCGAACTATTAAAACAACTTGACCAAAAACCAGATATATTAGAGCTTCATAGAGCCATAGACGTAGAAGACGAAGCCGAACACGCATGGGGAAACATAGAAAACATCAAAAAAGAACTAGATGGAGGCCTCGTATCAGTAGCCGGGGGAATAAAATCAAAGAACGTGCAAGAAGCAATTGAAGCCGGAGCAGACATATTGGTCGTAGGAAGAGCCATAACAGGTGCTAAAGACCCAGAAGGAGCAGCTAGAGAAATAATCGACGAAATAAAAACAAGCCTCTAA
- a CDS encoding MFS transporter translates to MNKSELSGKILTREYLILLASVFMFFISFFAIVPIISLYAEILGAGELMIGVIVGIFAFSAVLSRVPFGRYADNVARKPLLVVGAIIFILAPILYTLTESVLILALIRIFHGIGIGAFSVASMSMAVDMVPRERLGEAMGMFGVPVMLGMILGPGIAGFLVDLTGYNEAFYISSLFAVVSLILVFLVSESDIDGTGTATFMDVLKDSNVTSAVVGVLALTTAYGAITAFFPVYANRLGYTEFTIGLFFTVYAVAALIVRVPVGRYADRKGMSIVTAPMMVVSVLGITIISLTTTQTGFYIAGIVFGIGFGAAYTTLLALSVETVAPLERGKASALINSSFDMGIAIGSIALGVLANAYEFDTFFMITAFILLLGTIAFIIAKKTLTKI, encoded by the coding sequence ATGAACAAGTCAGAACTTTCCGGAAAAATATTAACCAGAGAGTACCTCATATTACTGGCCTCTGTGTTCATGTTCTTCATAAGTTTCTTCGCAATAGTCCCAATAATCAGTCTTTACGCCGAAATACTCGGGGCTGGCGAACTAATGATCGGAGTGATAGTTGGGATATTCGCTTTTTCAGCAGTACTAAGCCGAGTACCCTTCGGTAGGTATGCAGACAACGTTGCCCGTAAACCACTGCTTGTGGTAGGAGCAATAATCTTCATACTCGCCCCAATACTCTACACACTAACCGAATCTGTATTGATTTTAGCTTTGATACGGATATTCCATGGAATCGGGATAGGAGCTTTCAGCGTTGCTTCAATGTCTATGGCAGTGGACATGGTTCCAAGAGAAAGATTAGGAGAAGCTATGGGTATGTTTGGAGTTCCAGTAATGCTTGGAATGATATTGGGGCCTGGAATAGCGGGTTTTTTGGTTGATCTAACTGGATACAACGAAGCATTCTATATTTCCTCTTTATTCGCAGTAGTATCACTAATACTCGTTTTTTTAGTAAGCGAAAGCGATATAGATGGAACTGGAACAGCCACCTTCATGGATGTATTGAAAGACAGCAATGTAACTTCAGCAGTGGTAGGTGTTTTAGCATTAACAACAGCTTATGGAGCGATTACAGCCTTCTTTCCAGTTTACGCAAACAGACTTGGATATACAGAATTCACAATCGGCCTGTTCTTCACAGTATACGCAGTTGCTGCCCTCATAGTAAGGGTTCCAGTAGGTAGATATGCAGATAGAAAAGGAATGAGCATAGTAACCGCTCCAATGATGGTTGTTTCCGTCCTAGGAATAACAATTATAAGCTTGACAACAACCCAAACCGGTTTTTACATAGCAGGAATTGTATTTGGAATCGGATTCGGAGCAGCATACACAACCCTACTAGCCCTATCTGTAGAAACCGTAGCACCTCTAGAAAGAGGTAAAGCAAGCGCACTTATAAACTCCAGTTTCGATATGGGTATCGCTATAGGCTCAATAGCATTAGGCGTCCTCGCCAACGCCTATGAATTCGATACATTCTTCATGATAACAGCATTCATACTACTACTTGGAACAATAGCATTCATTATAGCTAAAAAAACACTAACAAAAATATAA
- a CDS encoding NAD(P)/FAD-dependent oxidoreductase: MEQKYNGAVVVGGGPVGAITAYTAVENGLELMILEEDRAIGHPIQCAGIVSTRTIQESGLNHDNYILNEVRGAIIHSPNGEKICISRPETQAYIIDRAQFDQRLIEKAVMAGAELKLGWRAINWDGSKLKVSTPEGIREIYPEVVVGADGVKSTIRRTKGLPGPKKFLSGAQLTLTGVQVEDPEFVQLFLGEKIAPGFFGWSIPIDEKTVRIGLCLDPKKAQKPANKYLENLIKKHPALKQYSGSELEWNYGAVPIGYPKKLVGDKTIIVGDAAGQVKPTTGGGVYTGMYCGKIAGETINKYIDGRTSLKKYDIDWRKELGRELQIGLAIHNSLGSLSDNEIDDVIKKLDNPRLINAIESHGDMDYPSKVAYQILKTKPSLIKYFGVFATKFLGEML; the protein is encoded by the coding sequence TTGGAACAAAAATACAATGGAGCCGTTGTTGTCGGTGGAGGGCCCGTTGGAGCTATAACTGCATATACGGCAGTTGAAAATGGCCTTGAATTAATGATTTTAGAAGAAGACAGAGCTATTGGCCATCCAATTCAATGTGCCGGTATAGTTAGCACAAGAACAATTCAAGAAAGTGGTTTAAACCATGATAACTACATTCTGAATGAAGTTCGAGGCGCAATAATACACTCGCCAAATGGAGAAAAAATATGTATAAGCCGGCCAGAAACACAGGCTTACATAATAGATAGAGCTCAATTCGATCAGAGATTGATTGAAAAAGCAGTTATGGCAGGAGCGGAACTAAAGCTCGGGTGGAGAGCAATAAACTGGGATGGCTCAAAACTTAAGGTAAGCACTCCAGAAGGCATTAGAGAGATATATCCAGAGGTTGTGGTTGGTGCCGATGGAGTTAAATCAACAATAAGACGTACCAAGGGATTGCCTGGTCCAAAGAAATTTCTTTCAGGAGCCCAACTCACATTAACTGGAGTTCAGGTTGAAGACCCAGAGTTCGTTCAGTTATTTCTGGGTGAAAAAATCGCTCCAGGATTCTTCGGATGGAGCATACCAATAGACGAAAAAACCGTTAGAATAGGACTTTGTCTAGATCCAAAAAAAGCTCAGAAACCTGCAAACAAATATCTAGAGAACTTAATCAAAAAACATCCAGCCCTCAAACAATACAGTGGTAGTGAGCTTGAATGGAATTATGGCGCAGTACCAATCGGATATCCAAAAAAACTTGTGGGAGATAAAACAATCATCGTTGGCGACGCCGCTGGCCAAGTCAAACCGACAACCGGCGGAGGAGTCTACACAGGAATGTATTGTGGGAAGATAGCTGGAGAAACAATAAACAAATATATCGATGGCAGAACCTCCCTAAAAAAATACGACATTGATTGGAGAAAGGAATTAGGTAGAGAACTACAGATTGGATTGGCGATTCACAACTCCTTAGGTTCACTATCAGATAATGAAATAGATGACGTGATAAAAAAACTGGATAACCCACGATTGATAAATGCAATTGAGAGCCATGGGGACATGGATTATCCCTCCAAAGTTGCATACCAGATATTAAAAACCAAACCATCTCTAATAAAATATTTCGGAGTCTTTGCAACTAAATTCCTTGGAGAAATGCTATGA
- the nucS gene encoding endonuclease NucS, with the protein MSKHKTLKNPTPKQTTQFIKNAIKNQKLLTITAKCEVDYQGRADGYLPLGERITILKPDGTTLVHQKNNSDPTNWQPPGSRPTVHKQKNKVILRSERTSPNETLDITLHKVIHTASYNLKDGAELTLNKQEAQMQKKITKNPEIIEKGLRIIEAERKTGYGRIDLFGRDSQGNNVIIELKRKRVGPKAVDQLQRYIDYYKEKGYKNLRGILVSPSITPNAQNRIKNQNFEHIKLKPPKTKPKKIKTLDQFKNKKQ; encoded by the coding sequence TTGAGCAAACATAAAACCCTCAAAAACCCAACACCAAAACAAACCACCCAATTCATAAAAAACGCAATAAAAAACCAAAAACTCCTAACAATAACAGCAAAATGCGAAGTAGACTATCAAGGCAGAGCAGACGGATACCTACCACTAGGAGAAAGAATAACAATACTAAAACCCGACGGCACAACACTTGTCCACCAAAAAAACAACAGCGACCCAACAAACTGGCAACCACCAGGCTCAAGACCAACAGTACACAAACAAAAAAACAAAGTAATACTCAGATCTGAAAGAACCTCACCAAACGAAACACTAGACATAACACTACATAAAGTAATACACACAGCATCATACAACCTAAAAGATGGAGCCGAACTAACACTAAACAAACAAGAAGCCCAGATGCAAAAAAAGATAACAAAAAACCCTGAAATAATCGAAAAAGGCCTAAGAATAATAGAAGCAGAAAGAAAAACAGGATACGGCCGAATAGACCTATTCGGAAGAGACAGCCAAGGAAACAACGTAATAATAGAACTAAAACGCAAAAGAGTAGGCCCAAAAGCAGTAGACCAACTACAGAGATACATAGACTACTACAAAGAAAAAGGATACAAAAACCTAAGAGGAATATTAGTCAGCCCATCAATAACACCAAACGCCCAAAACAGAATAAAAAACCAAAACTTCGAACACATCAAACTAAAACCACCCAAAACAAAACCCAAAAAAATAAAAACCCTAGACCAATTCAAAAACAAAAAACAATAA